One stretch of Nitrospirota bacterium DNA includes these proteins:
- a CDS encoding acylphosphatase gives MEKARAHVFIDGRVQGVFYRAFTRELALGLGLCGWVRNLRDGRVEALFEGDKEIIRKAIQQCNIGPPGASVSSVEVTWETYTGAEKAFSVKYS, from the coding sequence ATGGAAAAGGCAAGGGCTCATGTATTTATCGACGGCCGGGTGCAGGGGGTATTTTATCGTGCTTTCACCAGGGAACTGGCACTTGGACTTGGCCTGTGCGGATGGGTCAGGAACCTCAGGGACGGCCGGGTGGAAGCACTTTTTGAGGGCGATAAAGAGATTATCAGAAAGGCAATTCAGCAGTGTAACATCGGCCCTCCCGGGGCGAGTGTTTCGTCTGTCGAGGTCACATGGGAAACATATACCGGCGCAGAGAAAGCGTTTAGTGTAAAATATTCCTGA
- the folK gene encoding 2-amino-4-hydroxy-6-hydroxymethyldihydropteridine diphosphokinase, which produces MSIVYLGIGSNLGNREKNCLHSIELLQNRGVSVRKRSSMHETAPWGVENQPPYLNMAIEVETELGPEALLHVLQDIESEVGRAKTYRWGPRVLDLDILLFNQLVMNTEELTIPHPYMHQRVFVLRPLNEIAPGVKHPLLQSSISELLKKAESRSS; this is translated from the coding sequence ATGTCTATTGTATATTTAGGTATCGGTTCAAACCTCGGAAACAGAGAAAAAAACTGTCTTCATTCCATAGAGCTTCTTCAAAATAGGGGGGTATCCGTCAGGAAGAGGTCTTCCATGCATGAGACAGCACCATGGGGAGTGGAAAATCAGCCTCCGTACCTGAACATGGCAATAGAAGTCGAGACAGAACTCGGGCCTGAAGCCCTTCTGCATGTTTTGCAGGACATTGAATCTGAAGTTGGCCGTGCAAAAACATACCGATGGGGTCCGCGCGTTCTTGACCTTGATATACTGCTCTTCAATCAGCTTGTGATGAACACTGAAGAGCTGACAATTCCCCACCCGTATATGCACCAGAGGGTTTTTGTCCTGAGGCCGCTGAATGAGATTGCCCCTGGTGTGAAGCACCCGTTGCTCCAATCAAGCATCAGCGAGTTACTGAAGAAGGCTGAAAGCAGGTCATCCTGA
- a CDS encoding ABC transporter ATP-binding protein, whose translation MFLLEVRDISMHFGGIRAIEEITLKVKEGLIMSIIGPNGAGKTTFFNCLTGLARPSKGTIRFAGRDIGRLLPHDIVRLGIARTFQNIRLFRDMSVIENVMVAQHCRTRAGLLSAVARWRSFRDEERIIREKAFEYIDFVGLSEYSDTVSGSLPYGAQRRLEIARALAAEPMLILLDEPTAGMNPQETLKVMELIKNIKGFGKTVLIIEHDMKVVMEISDRIAVLNHGVKIAEGQPSEIRNDQTVIEAYLGKEYS comes from the coding sequence GTGTTTCTCTTAGAAGTTAGGGATATATCAATGCATTTCGGCGGTATCAGGGCGATCGAAGAGATAACCCTGAAGGTAAAGGAAGGCCTCATTATGAGTATTATCGGCCCGAACGGCGCCGGAAAGACCACATTCTTCAATTGCCTGACCGGCCTTGCAAGACCATCGAAGGGAACAATCCGTTTTGCAGGCAGGGATATCGGGAGGCTTTTGCCTCATGATATCGTGCGGCTCGGAATAGCAAGGACCTTTCAGAATATCAGACTGTTCAGAGACATGTCTGTTATCGAAAACGTCATGGTTGCCCAGCATTGCAGGACACGGGCAGGGCTCCTTAGCGCAGTCGCACGGTGGAGGAGTTTCCGCGATGAAGAGCGAATCATCAGAGAAAAAGCCTTTGAATACATCGATTTTGTGGGATTATCGGAGTATTCAGACACGGTTTCCGGAAGCCTTCCGTATGGCGCCCAGAGAAGGCTCGAAATTGCAAGGGCATTGGCGGCAGAACCGATGCTGATACTGCTTGATGAACCTACCGCAGGGATGAACCCGCAGGAGACGCTGAAGGTAATGGAACTTATAAAGAACATTAAGGGGTTTGGCAAGACTGTCCTGATCATCGAGCATGACATGAAAGTCGTCATGGAGATATCCGACAGGATTGCTGTGCTGAATCACGGAGTGAAGATCGCAGAAGGACAGCCTTCTGAAATACGCAATGATCAGACGGTCATCGAGGCCTATCTCGGGAAGGAGTATTCGTGA
- a CDS encoding ATP-binding protein: protein MKDYFLSLSLNKKLIGMMLLLSLILVSVLTFLYAQSEKVLLEELEKQTAELSKAIQVGVEEVTSKGYTDEVRLQNYLKQLNTKGVREISIISNTDEIVASTNPARVGEELGPTKKERIIKAELGEPVSKEGKVYNVILPVVAGNEHYGYIHLKINAEDFSDILTNNAIQRVVATSLVFGLGIVLAALLSWFYTKPIHNVVNAARSVAAGDLSMELYTDRKDEIGELTQTFNYMVQKLREERALEEKLREAEHLSGIAQLAKGIAHEIRNPLNFISLSIDHLKTKHAPAEEKDRVVFESLITSIKHEIQRLNKLVGDFLDYGKPLKLSLQEVNLAGLIKEIISLVWAKAEKDGIRIHFLDQGIPKLSVDPELLKTCILNIVLNAFQAMPSGGKLSIDAKKSQHKVYIVIEDTGIGVPKENLPKLFDPFFSTKSTGLGLGLAMTRRVIEEHGGKVDFQSEEGRGSIITISLPVR, encoded by the coding sequence ATGAAGGACTATTTCCTCAGCCTTTCCCTCAATAAAAAACTCATCGGGATGATGTTGCTCCTGAGCCTGATTCTTGTCTCGGTCCTGACATTTCTCTATGCACAATCCGAAAAAGTCCTGCTCGAAGAACTCGAAAAACAGACTGCGGAACTCTCAAAGGCGATTCAGGTCGGCGTTGAAGAGGTCACCAGCAAGGGGTATACTGACGAAGTCAGGCTGCAGAATTATCTGAAGCAACTGAACACGAAAGGGGTCAGGGAAATATCCATAATAAGCAACACGGATGAGATAGTCGCGAGCACAAACCCGGCCAGGGTCGGCGAGGAGCTCGGCCCCACAAAAAAGGAGCGCATCATAAAGGCAGAACTCGGGGAGCCGGTATCAAAAGAGGGCAAGGTCTATAATGTCATCCTCCCGGTCGTTGCAGGCAATGAACATTACGGATATATCCATCTCAAGATAAATGCTGAAGACTTCTCGGATATTCTGACAAACAACGCAATACAAAGGGTTGTCGCAACATCTCTGGTATTCGGACTTGGAATTGTCCTTGCGGCTCTGCTCTCGTGGTTTTATACAAAACCGATACATAATGTCGTCAACGCAGCCCGCTCTGTCGCGGCAGGTGATCTGTCCATGGAACTTTACACTGACCGGAAAGATGAGATAGGGGAACTGACACAGACTTTCAACTATATGGTGCAGAAACTCAGGGAAGAGCGTGCACTCGAGGAGAAACTGCGGGAAGCAGAGCATCTTTCGGGCATCGCACAACTGGCAAAGGGTATTGCGCATGAGATACGGAACCCACTGAATTTCATCAGCCTGTCGATCGATCACCTAAAAACAAAACACGCGCCTGCAGAAGAAAAAGACAGGGTGGTATTTGAATCGCTTATCACAAGCATAAAACATGAAATCCAGAGACTGAATAAGCTTGTCGGCGATTTCCTCGATTACGGGAAACCGTTAAAGCTCAGCCTGCAGGAGGTCAACCTTGCAGGTCTCATAAAGGAAATTATTTCCCTTGTATGGGCAAAGGCAGAGAAAGACGGGATCAGGATACATTTCCTTGATCAGGGAATTCCAAAACTTTCAGTTGATCCGGAACTCCTCAAGACATGTATTCTCAATATTGTCCTGAATGCATTCCAGGCGATGCCGTCAGGAGGGAAACTCTCGATAGATGCAAAGAAATCTCAGCACAAGGTTTACATCGTCATTGAAGATACGGGAATCGGTGTCCCAAAGGAAAACCTGCCGAAACTGTTCGATCCGTTTTTCTCGACAAAAAGCACCGGACTCGGACTCGGACTTGCTATGACCAGACGGGTTATCGAAGAACACGGAGGAAAGGTCGACTTCCAGAGTGAAGAAGGCAGGGGAAGTATAATAACGATATCTTTACCTGTCAGGTAA
- a CDS encoding branched-chain amino acid ABC transporter permease — protein sequence MADLISQGTSLKERFLRTANPLIIALWLSLLFFPFKGWKAALVSFAVFSCIFISAKYISGLSKKILVLAGSMRHRIEASGLCSCRSKKILQYVLLVGILILPFMLRDYFIDVAVLVGIYMILALGLNVVVGFAGLLNLGFVAFYAIGAYTYALLNIHAGIGFWPALPLAVGLSAAAGFLLAVPALRLRGDYLAIVTLGFGEITRLILNNWDSLTRGPNGLSGIEPPSILSVSFGTLTHYYYLVLVFVLITFFVTRRVYASRIGRAWVAIREDEIAASVMGIHTTMYKLYAFAFGAFWAGLAGAVFAGKMQFISPESFTFMESVLILCMVILGGIGSIAGVIIGSVILVLLPEILREVQLYRMLLLGAGLVLLMVFRPQGLFGGKGVSLRS from the coding sequence GTGGCAGATCTCATATCGCAGGGAACATCTCTGAAAGAGAGATTTCTCAGGACAGCCAACCCCCTGATAATAGCATTGTGGTTGTCCCTGCTTTTTTTCCCGTTTAAGGGATGGAAAGCAGCGTTGGTCTCTTTTGCAGTTTTTTCCTGTATCTTCATCTCGGCAAAATATATCTCCGGATTATCAAAAAAAATCCTCGTACTGGCCGGCTCCATGCGGCACAGGATAGAAGCTTCAGGGTTATGCTCGTGCCGTTCGAAAAAGATTCTGCAGTACGTTCTGCTGGTGGGTATTCTTATCCTGCCTTTCATGCTCAGGGATTATTTCATCGATGTTGCGGTTCTCGTGGGAATTTATATGATACTTGCGCTCGGATTGAACGTCGTAGTAGGATTTGCAGGCCTTCTCAATTTGGGTTTTGTAGCTTTTTATGCCATAGGCGCATATACATATGCGCTTCTCAACATACATGCCGGGATTGGCTTCTGGCCCGCGCTGCCATTGGCAGTAGGGCTTTCCGCCGCGGCAGGTTTCCTGCTGGCGGTTCCTGCGTTGAGGCTGAGAGGAGACTATCTTGCCATCGTTACCCTTGGATTTGGAGAAATAACCAGGCTCATCCTGAATAACTGGGACAGCCTGACAAGGGGGCCGAACGGCCTTTCAGGAATCGAGCCACCTTCAATCTTGTCGGTCTCGTTCGGAACACTGACGCACTATTACTATCTTGTCCTTGTGTTTGTCCTCATAACCTTCTTTGTTACCAGAAGGGTCTATGCCTCCAGGATCGGGAGGGCATGGGTGGCGATTCGGGAGGATGAGATAGCCGCATCCGTGATGGGCATTCACACCACAATGTATAAACTCTATGCCTTTGCCTTCGGTGCGTTCTGGGCAGGCCTTGCAGGCGCGGTATTTGCGGGGAAGATGCAGTTCATATCTCCTGAGAGTTTTACGTTCATGGAGTCCGTCCTTATTCTCTGCATGGTCATTCTCGGCGGAATTGGCAGCATCGCAGGCGTGATTATCGGTTCTGTCATCCTAGTGTTGCTGCCTGAGATTCTACGGGAAGTGCAGCTTTACCGGATGCTTTTGCTTGGTGCGGGGCTTGTGCTTCTGATGGTCTTCAGACCGCAGGGGCTCTTCGGAGGAAAAGGTGTTTCTCTTAGAAGTTAG
- a CDS encoding cyclic nucleotide-binding domain-containing protein, with product MSEKFWELYYNAVKKQDWGQAKACLQRLTVIEKANPRVELKLGDIYQRMGKTVDAVSAYHRSAWLLKKQGFLHRAIALYKIILRIDPENEEALKLSRELMLEAEVAGQKSAWHFSAAAQSDEEKPEEEKGLPLVPGEEEELQDRFIKPEPAASDADDVRQEETFYIPAVFDSLPPEEIIRLIEKASPRNYPSGYCIIEEGDSGDAVFLIKSGHAIVVTRMFGREIQLATLSPGDVFGEVAFLTGRPRTASVFASGSIEILEFNKPLLEDVFERYPEVLNKLHVFYEYRVRDTVEKVKSARKK from the coding sequence ATGAGCGAAAAATTCTGGGAACTGTACTATAACGCAGTGAAGAAGCAGGATTGGGGACAGGCAAAAGCATGTCTGCAGCGTCTGACGGTGATTGAAAAGGCCAATCCTAGGGTTGAACTGAAACTCGGGGATATCTATCAGCGGATGGGGAAGACAGTTGATGCTGTTTCGGCCTATCACAGGTCCGCATGGCTTCTCAAGAAGCAGGGTTTCCTGCACAGGGCAATTGCCCTCTACAAGATAATCCTCAGGATCGATCCTGAGAACGAAGAGGCATTGAAGCTGTCACGGGAACTGATGCTGGAAGCAGAGGTTGCGGGACAGAAGAGTGCGTGGCATTTTTCTGCCGCTGCCCAGTCTGACGAAGAGAAACCTGAGGAAGAAAAGGGGCTGCCGCTTGTACCGGGAGAAGAGGAGGAGTTGCAGGACCGCTTTATCAAACCTGAACCGGCAGCATCAGACGCTGACGATGTACGGCAGGAAGAGACATTCTATATCCCCGCAGTATTCGATTCGCTGCCGCCTGAAGAAATAATACGGTTGATCGAAAAAGCCAGCCCGCGGAATTATCCTTCCGGATACTGCATCATAGAAGAAGGAGATTCGGGAGACGCCGTTTTCCTTATTAAGTCAGGACATGCGATTGTTGTTACGCGTATGTTCGGCAGGGAGATTCAGCTCGCAACCCTTTCCCCCGGTGATGTATTTGGTGAAGTTGCTTTTCTGACCGGAAGACCGAGAACAGCCTCTGTATTTGCTTCGGGGAGTATAGAAATCCTTGAGTTCAACAAACCGCTTCTGGAGGATGTGTTTGAGAGATATCCGGAAGTGCTGAACAAGCTCCATGTTTTTTATGAGTACCGTGTCCGGGACACCGTTGAGAAGGTGAAATCGGCAAGAAAAAAATAG
- a CDS encoding ABC transporter ATP-binding protein, which yields MSEETTDMLLLNSVHTFYGPIEALKGIHLEVRKGEIVCLIGNNGAGKSTALMTISGILKPQSGEVFFEGYSIAGVAPHRIVELGISQVPEGRRIFPKLTIRENLEMGSFSSKEHFSASLEQVYALFPILKERSRQLGGTLSGGEQQMLAIARALMSRPKLLLLDEPSLGLAPIIVSKIFRTIKEINREGVTVLLVEQNARAALNLSSRGYVLENGRISLEGMGYDLLNNEQVKKVYLGEL from the coding sequence ATGTCCGAAGAAACGACTGATATGCTTCTGCTGAACAGTGTGCACACATTCTACGGTCCCATTGAGGCCCTGAAAGGCATTCATCTGGAAGTCAGGAAAGGCGAGATTGTATGCCTGATCGGCAATAACGGGGCAGGAAAATCCACTGCCCTCATGACCATATCCGGCATTCTCAAGCCACAATCGGGAGAAGTGTTTTTTGAGGGATATAGCATTGCGGGAGTCGCGCCCCACAGGATTGTGGAACTCGGTATCAGCCAGGTACCTGAGGGAAGAAGGATTTTCCCCAAGCTTACCATACGAGAGAATCTTGAAATGGGATCATTTTCTTCAAAAGAACACTTTTCGGCCTCACTCGAGCAGGTGTACGCCCTCTTCCCCATATTGAAAGAGAGAAGCCGGCAGCTCGGAGGAACCCTGAGCGGAGGTGAACAGCAGATGCTTGCGATCGCCAGGGCACTTATGTCAAGGCCGAAACTCCTGCTTCTGGATGAACCTTCTCTGGGACTTGCACCGATCATTGTAAGCAAAATCTTCAGGACTATTAAAGAGATCAACAGGGAGGGAGTAACCGTACTCCTCGTTGAGCAGAATGCCCGGGCTGCCCTGAACCTTTCCAGCAGGGGGTATGTGCTTGAAAACGGCAGGATATCGCTCGAGGGAATGGGATATGACCTCCTGAATAATGAACAGGTAAAAAAGGTCTACCTCGGAGAGTTGTAA
- a CDS encoding sigma-54 dependent transcriptional regulator: MAVILIIDDEPLQRDILKTILDDEGYETYTAASGEEGLRLLGEIKPDVILTDLKMEGIDGIEFIESMPDAYFTPPVIVMTAYGTISSAVEAIKKGAFDYFTKPLDKDLLLITVKRAAEKAELLKENLQLQKALFDRFKIEGIVGKSRKMVEAMEIMKKVSSSSATVLIFGESGTGKELVARAIHYNSQRKARPFFAVNCAAIPENLIESELFGYEPGAFTGATAKNIGLFEAANGGTMFLDEVGDLPPLTQSKILRVLQEKELRRLGSRENIKVDVRILAATNKDLEKEIASKNFREDLYYRLKVITIELPPLRERREDIPDLVTFFIKKYNQEFGKRIKGIEENALKAIREYHWPGNIRQLESVIERAVLMCDTSNISLKDIKSELRFFQDKDVLDFELPDEGIDIEELEKDLLRKAMHKANGVAAKAAKLLGMSYKTFWYRWEKLNLQSPKKDSLS; encoded by the coding sequence ATGGCTGTCATATTGATAATAGATGATGAACCCCTGCAAAGGGATATCCTGAAGACGATACTTGACGATGAAGGATATGAGACTTATACCGCTGCTTCCGGTGAAGAAGGATTACGGCTTCTCGGTGAAATAAAGCCTGATGTCATACTCACTGACCTGAAGATGGAAGGCATTGATGGCATAGAATTCATCGAATCAATGCCTGATGCATACTTTACTCCTCCGGTAATCGTGATGACCGCATACGGAACTATTTCGTCTGCCGTTGAAGCAATCAAAAAGGGGGCATTTGACTATTTTACCAAGCCGCTTGATAAGGATCTGCTCCTGATTACCGTAAAAAGGGCGGCGGAAAAAGCCGAACTGCTGAAGGAAAATCTCCAGCTTCAGAAGGCACTGTTTGACAGATTCAAAATAGAAGGCATTGTAGGCAAGTCCCGCAAAATGGTGGAAGCAATGGAGATCATGAAAAAGGTCTCCTCAAGCTCTGCAACGGTTCTCATCTTCGGGGAAAGCGGTACCGGGAAGGAGCTGGTTGCAAGGGCCATTCATTATAACAGCCAGCGGAAGGCCAGGCCCTTCTTCGCGGTAAACTGTGCGGCAATCCCGGAAAACCTCATTGAGAGTGAACTTTTCGGCTATGAACCCGGGGCCTTTACCGGTGCAACAGCAAAAAACATCGGGCTTTTTGAAGCCGCAAACGGCGGCACCATGTTCCTGGATGAGGTCGGCGACCTGCCCCCGCTGACACAATCAAAAATCCTGCGGGTACTCCAGGAAAAAGAGCTGCGCAGGCTCGGGAGCCGTGAGAATATCAAGGTGGACGTAAGGATTCTGGCAGCGACAAACAAGGATCTTGAAAAAGAAATCGCCAGCAAAAATTTCAGGGAGGATCTCTATTATCGGCTCAAGGTGATTACGATTGAACTGCCTCCCCTGCGTGAAAGAAGAGAAGATATCCCTGATCTGGTCACTTTTTTCATAAAAAAATACAATCAGGAGTTCGGCAAAAGGATTAAGGGCATCGAGGAAAACGCCCTGAAGGCGATCAGGGAATACCACTGGCCAGGAAATATACGACAACTTGAATCCGTTATTGAGCGGGCGGTCCTGATGTGCGACACTTCCAACATCAGCCTTAAGGATATCAAAAGCGAGCTGAGATTCTTTCAGGATAAGGACGTCCTCGATTTCGAACTGCCGGACGAGGGCATAGATATTGAGGAACTCGAGAAAGATCTTTTGCGGAAGGCAATGCACAAGGCAAATGGCGTCGCAGCAAAAGCAGCCAAGCTACTGGGGATGAGCTATAAGACGTTCTGGTACCGGTGGGAAAAGCTCAACCTTCAATCCCCAAAAAAGGATTCCCTTTCCTAA
- a CDS encoding branched-chain amino acid ABC transporter permease, whose translation MFLQQLVNGLTLGSVYALIALGYSMVYGILELINFAHGEIYMLGAYLGIIFFAFFTAAGLTAYNLPLALMLTFMLSVLFCAAYGFTIEKIAYKPLRKAPRLSPLISAIGMSIFLQNYVMLTQGATDKVFPHLFGAAGLEFLSVRMTYLQITIIVVSIVLMIALRVFIRKTRMGKAMRAVAQDKVMASLVGINIDTVISLTFVIGSGLAAVAGLMVAMYYGLVNYSIGYIAGIKAFTAAVLGGIGSIRGAMFGGILLGLVESFGSSYLSSEYKDAYAFILLIIVLLVKPGGLFGKAELEKV comes from the coding sequence ATGTTTTTGCAGCAACTGGTAAACGGGCTGACCCTGGGCAGTGTGTATGCGCTTATCGCACTGGGGTATTCCATGGTCTACGGCATCCTCGAATTGATAAATTTTGCGCACGGAGAGATATACATGCTCGGTGCATATCTTGGAATTATTTTCTTCGCCTTTTTCACCGCTGCCGGTCTGACTGCATACAACCTGCCGCTTGCGCTCATGCTCACCTTCATGCTTTCGGTACTCTTTTGTGCTGCCTACGGGTTCACAATCGAAAAAATCGCATATAAGCCGTTGAGAAAAGCTCCGAGGCTGAGCCCTCTTATCAGCGCGATCGGGATGTCCATATTCCTGCAGAACTATGTCATGCTTACTCAGGGAGCTACCGACAAGGTCTTTCCGCATCTTTTCGGAGCCGCAGGCCTTGAATTCCTGTCTGTGAGGATGACCTATCTGCAGATTACGATAATAGTCGTTTCGATCGTATTGATGATAGCGTTGCGCGTGTTTATACGAAAGACGAGAATGGGCAAGGCGATGAGAGCGGTTGCCCAGGACAAAGTAATGGCATCGCTTGTGGGCATCAATATCGACACCGTCATTTCTCTCACATTTGTCATTGGATCCGGACTCGCAGCGGTTGCCGGACTTATGGTCGCGATGTATTACGGGCTTGTGAATTATTCGATCGGGTATATCGCCGGCATTAAGGCGTTTACTGCAGCAGTCCTCGGAGGGATTGGCAGTATTCGCGGGGCGATGTTCGGTGGTATCCTGCTCGGCCTTGTGGAAAGCTTCGGCAGCAGTTACCTGTCGAGCGAATACAAGGATGCATACGCGTTTATCCTCCTGATTATCGTGCTGCTGGTAAAGCCGGGTGGGCTTTTTGGAAAGGCAGAACTGGAGAAGGTGTAA
- a CDS encoding LL-diaminopimelate aminotransferase, whose protein sequence is MTFKLSSRIQHLPPYLFASIDKMKHNALAKGIDLIDLSIGDPDIPTPSPIVNAMKKAVAKPVHHRYPSYEGMISYREAVAGWYKKRFNVRLDPVAEVLSLIGSKEGIGHMPLAFVNPGDTVLVPSPGYPVYSIGTLFAGGESYFMPLTEENRFLPDLDAIPKKILQKAKLIFINYPNNPTAATAPREFFEEIIRIALRYNIIVCHDASYTEIYYERKPLSFMQIPGAKDVGIEFHSLSKTYNMTGWRIGFAVGNSEILAGLGKIKTNLDSGVFQAIQEAAIVALDMHQESLQRIRKIYQQRRDVMYGGLKKIGMQLMKPNATFYIWGKVPGRFDSMSFVSHMLDTAGVLATPGNGFGAAGEGYVRFALTAKADRIQEAVNRIEKIL, encoded by the coding sequence ATGACTTTTAAACTTTCTTCCCGAATACAACATCTCCCTCCGTACCTCTTCGCATCCATAGATAAAATGAAGCATAACGCACTTGCAAAGGGTATTGACCTTATAGACCTGAGCATCGGTGACCCTGACATCCCGACTCCGTCCCCCATCGTCAACGCAATGAAGAAGGCTGTCGCAAAACCTGTTCATCACCGTTATCCGTCTTACGAGGGAATGATCTCCTACCGTGAAGCAGTCGCCGGATGGTATAAAAAACGGTTCAATGTCAGGCTTGATCCCGTTGCAGAGGTCCTCTCCCTTATCGGCTCAAAAGAAGGCATCGGGCATATGCCACTGGCGTTTGTAAACCCCGGAGACACGGTTCTCGTTCCTTCACCGGGGTATCCCGTATATTCCATCGGCACTCTTTTTGCGGGTGGAGAGAGTTACTTTATGCCGCTCACGGAAGAAAACAGATTCCTGCCTGATCTGGATGCGATACCGAAAAAAATATTGCAGAAAGCCAAGCTCATCTTTATTAACTATCCCAACAATCCAACTGCAGCCACTGCACCCAGGGAATTCTTCGAGGAAATCATCAGGATTGCCCTCAGATACAATATCATTGTCTGCCACGACGCCTCGTACACAGAGATCTACTATGAAAGAAAGCCCCTGAGCTTTATGCAGATCCCCGGAGCAAAAGACGTTGGGATCGAATTCCATTCTCTGTCCAAAACCTATAACATGACCGGCTGGAGGATAGGGTTTGCCGTTGGAAACAGTGAGATTCTTGCAGGTCTCGGAAAAATAAAGACCAATCTTGATTCAGGAGTATTTCAGGCAATACAGGAAGCAGCCATAGTTGCACTGGATATGCACCAAGAAAGCCTCCAGCGGATAAGAAAAATCTATCAGCAGAGACGCGATGTCATGTATGGCGGACTGAAGAAAATCGGGATGCAGCTCATGAAACCAAATGCCACATTTTATATTTGGGGAAAGGTACCCGGTCGCTTTGATTCCATGAGCTTTGTATCCCATATGCTGGACACGGCAGGGGTGCTCGCGACCCCTGGCAACGGATTTGGTGCTGCAGGAGAAGGATATGTGAGATTCGCCCTCACAGCCAAAGCTGACAGAATACAGGAAGCGGTCAACAGAATCGAAAAGATCCTGTAG